The genomic interval CTGTTCGAGGAGGCGCCCGAGGTGGCATCAGAGTACCAGGAGCGCTTCCGGCACATCCTGGTGGACGAGTATCAGGACACCAACCGTGTCCAGTACCGTCTGGTCGCCGCTCTGGCCGCGCGGCACCGCAACCTCTGCGTGGTGGGCGACGACGATCAGTCGATCTACAGGTGGCGAGGTGCAGACATCCGTAACATCCTCGATTTCGAGCGAGACTACCCGGATGCCACCGTCATAAAGCTGGAGCAGAACTACCGCTCCACGAAGCGCATTCTGGCCGGGGCGTGGGAGGTCATCCAGCACAATCCGCACCGGCACCAGAAGCGGCTGTGGACTGACAACCCCGAGGGGGAACCCATCGCCCTCTACGAGGCCTTCGACGGCCACGATGAGGCGCGCTTCGTCGTGGAGACCATCCGTCACCACCATGAGGAGGGGCGGGCCTACCGGGAGATGGTGGTCCTCTACCGCACCAACGCCCAGTCCCGCCTCTTCGAGGAGCAGCTGCTGCGCGCCGGCATCCCCTATCAGGTGGTGGGGGGCGTGCGCTTCTACGAGCGGCGCGAGGTCAAAGACATCCTGGCCTACCTGCGCCTGGCGCACAACCCTCTGGACATGGGCAGCCTGCGACGGGTGGTTAACGTGCCGCGGCGGGGGATCGGTGAGATCACCCTTGGGCGCCTGGAAGCCTTCGCCGCGCAGCGGGGCATGAGCCTGCTTGAGGCCATGGCCAGCTCCGAGGCGCTGGCCGAGCTGCCCCGGGCGGCCGCCCGTGCCGTGGGCGACTTCGTGGGCCTGGTGGAGCGTCTCCGCGACCGGGCAGCCCGCCTCCCCGCCAGTGACCTGATCGAGCAGACCATTGCCGAGAGCGGCTACCGGGAGATGCTGGAGCGGGAGGGGACGGAGGAGGCCTACTCCCGCCTGGAGAACCTGCGGGAGCTGGTCACAGTGGCTCGGGAGTTTGCCGCCACAAGCGGCGAGGAGAGCCTGGAGGCATTCCTGCAGCACCTGGCCCTGATTACCGACATCGACACCTGGCAGGAGCAGGCGGACCGGGTCAGCCTGATGACCCTGCACAGCGCCAAGGGGCTGGAGTTCCCCGTGGTCTTCCTGGCGGGTATGGAGGAAGGACTCTTTCCCCACGCCAGGACCATCGAGGAGGAGGGCGGCCTGGAGGAGGAGCGCCGCCTCTGCTACGTGGGAATGACCCGGGCCAAGGAGAGGCTCTACATCACCTACGCCCGGCAGCGCATGGTCTTCGGCGCCGTCCGTCCCAGCATCCCCTCCCGCTTCGTCGAGGAGATCCCCCGGGCCATGCTGGAGCCCGCGACTTTGCCGGCACCGGCGGCCGCGGCTCCCGGGCCCTGGCCGCAGCCGGACCGGGAGGTGGTGGCCCCGCCGGTGGGGGGATGGGTGCGCCATGCCACCTTCGGCCAGGGTCGGGTCCTGGAGGTGGAGGGGGAGGGTGCACGGGCCGTGGTCACCGTGCGCTTTGCCACCGGCGTGAAGCGGCTGGCGCTGGGGTACGCGCCCCTGGAGGTCCTCGCTGCGGGGGAGCGGCTGGAGCGGTAGACATGGCGGCCCAGTGGGGCGGGGAGCACCAAGGAGGAAAGCACCCCAGGCGCCGGAAAGGCCGTGCCAGCACCGGGAGCCGCCTGGAGGGGAAGGAGGGGCCCCCGCAGGAGCCAGGCAAATATGATAGTCTTATCGTGCACTCTGTACCCTGCAGAGGAAGATAATCCGTTACCACAATGTTACCTGGGAGGGGGGAGGAGATGGACGAGGTCCGGTCGAGGCGATACCGGTTCTTCGCCCGAAAGACCACCGCTAGGGTGAGGACGATCCCGCTCCTGCTGCTGGTGGCCGCACTGATCTTCACCCTGCCGACCGGCAGCGCCGCTCAGGCCCGGGTGGGGGCGTGGGTCGATGTGGTGCTGGCGGTGGAGGAGCCCAGCGACGCTGCGGCCATCAGCCGGCTGGAAGCCAACGACATCCAGGTCTGGTTCTCCGGCACGGCCAATCCCGAGCAGCGCAACCGCATCCAGCGGAGCCCGGGGCTGGCCTTCGCCACCTCCTACGGGCTCTACCACGAGCTGACCTTCAACCCCGTCGGACCCACCTTCCCGGGGACGACGCGGCTCAACCCCTTCTCTGTCCCCCGCATCCGGGAGGCGATGAACTGGCTGGTGGACCGGCGCCACATTGCCCAGGAGATCATGGGCGGCATGGGGACGCCGCGCTACCTGCCCATCAACACCGTCTTCCCCGACTACGCTCGCCTGGCCGACGTGGCCCGCAAGCTGGAGATCCGCTACGCGCCCAACCCCGACCGGGCCCGGGCGGTGATCAGCGAGGAGATGGGCAAGCTGGGAGCGACCCTGGTGGGCGGGAAGTGGCAGTACGGGGGTGCCCCGGTCACCCTGATCTTCCTGATCCGCACCGAGGACGAGCGGCGGCAGATCGGGGACTATGTGGCCGGTCTGCTGGAGGGGATCGGCTTCACCGTGGAGCGCCGCTACGGGCGGTCCGCGGAGCTGGCGCCGCTATGGATCGGCGGCGACCCGGCGGCCGGGCGGTGGCACATCTACACCGGCGGCTGGATCAGCACCCTGATCCAGCGGGATATGGCCGACAACTTCGACTTCTTCTACACCAAGCGGGG from Armatimonadota bacterium carries:
- the pcrA gene encoding DNA helicase PcrA, which produces MTADLLEQLNPPQRAAVEHGGGPLLILAGAGSGKTRVLAYRIAYLIRVRGARPQQILAVTFTNKAAREMLDRVERLLGGPVARGMWIGTFHHICSRILRRHGERIGIPRNFVIYDTEDQRTLLREVLADLGMEEQRFPPEVVHALIGRAKDEGLGPADYAARAENFFQEAVARAYRGYQASLRQRGALDFDDLLLEALRLFEEAPEVASEYQERFRHILVDEYQDTNRVQYRLVAALAARHRNLCVVGDDDQSIYRWRGADIRNILDFERDYPDATVIKLEQNYRSTKRILAGAWEVIQHNPHRHQKRLWTDNPEGEPIALYEAFDGHDEARFVVETIRHHHEEGRAYREMVVLYRTNAQSRLFEEQLLRAGIPYQVVGGVRFYERREVKDILAYLRLAHNPLDMGSLRRVVNVPRRGIGEITLGRLEAFAAQRGMSLLEAMASSEALAELPRAAARAVGDFVGLVERLRDRAARLPASDLIEQTIAESGYREMLEREGTEEAYSRLENLRELVTVAREFAATSGEESLEAFLQHLALITDIDTWQEQADRVSLMTLHSAKGLEFPVVFLAGMEEGLFPHARTIEEEGGLEEERRLCYVGMTRAKERLYITYARQRMVFGAVRPSIPSRFVEEIPRAMLEPATLPAPAAAAPGPWPQPDREVVAPPVGGWVRHATFGQGRVLEVEGEGARAVVTVRFATGVKRLALGYAPLEVLAAGERLER